A region from the Hippopotamus amphibius kiboko isolate mHipAmp2 chromosome 15, mHipAmp2.hap2, whole genome shotgun sequence genome encodes:
- the SELENOH gene encoding selenoprotein H: MASRGRKRKAEAVLAAAAEKREKPASSQKGVEEASVVIEHRTSURIYGRNAAALSQALRLEAPELPVKVNPSKPRRGSFEVTLLRPDGSRAELWTGIKKGPSRKLKFPEPQEVVKELKKYLS; this comes from the coding sequence ATGGCTTCCCGCGGGAGGAAGCGGAAGGCCGAGGCGGTGCTGGCCGCAGCAGCCGAGAAGCGGGAGAAGCCGGCCagcagccagaagggagtggaggaGGCGAGCGTCGTTATTGAGCATCGCACGAGCTGACGCATCTATGGGCGCAATGCCGCGGCCCTGAGCCAGGCGCTGCGCCTGGAGGCCCCAGAGCTTCCAGTGAAGGTGAACCCCAGCAAGCCCCGGAGGGGCAGCTTCGAGGTGACGCTGCTGCGCCCGGACGGCAGCCGTGCGGAGCTCTGGACTGGGATTAAGAAGGGGCCCTCACGCAAACTCAAGTTCCCTGAGCCTCAAGAGGTGGTGAAGGAGCTGAAGAAGTACCTTTCGTAG